Proteins encoded together in one Mycolicibacter minnesotensis window:
- the zapE gene encoding cell division protein ZapE, which produces MASIAPCDYSSCVSNPAAESIPHLVDRHPAVSPERLIAQLKPPPTFAGARFSSYRPDPAQPSQAAAVSACTTFCTQALARRAGRRRLLGRREVLPGVGIYLDGGFGVGKTHLLASVYREITDAPGAQPHRTAFATFMELTQLAGVFGFTECIELLGGYTVVCIDEFELDDPGNTTLVSRLLSELVARGVSIAATSNTLPDQLGEGRFAVQDFLREISALASIFTPVRVDGPDYRHRDLPPAPEPPSAQQVAQRAAARPGATLDDFDGLCAHLATMHPSRYLTLIEGVSAVFLTGAHPIEDQNVALRLVALTDRLYDAGIPVVASGTKLDGIFTAEMLAGGYRKKYLRATSRLLALSRTD; this is translated from the coding sequence ATGGCCTCGATTGCACCATGTGACTACAGTTCGTGCGTGTCTAATCCCGCCGCCGAGTCGATTCCTCACCTGGTGGACCGGCATCCGGCGGTCTCCCCGGAACGGTTGATAGCGCAGCTCAAACCCCCGCCGACGTTCGCCGGCGCCCGCTTCAGCAGCTACCGGCCGGATCCGGCGCAACCCAGTCAGGCGGCGGCGGTGAGTGCGTGCACCACGTTCTGCACGCAGGCGCTGGCTCGGCGCGCCGGACGCCGCAGGCTGTTGGGCCGACGCGAGGTGCTTCCGGGCGTGGGCATCTACCTTGACGGGGGTTTCGGAGTCGGCAAGACACACCTGCTGGCTTCGGTCTATCGCGAGATCACCGACGCTCCGGGAGCGCAGCCGCACCGGACGGCGTTTGCGACGTTCATGGAGCTGACTCAGTTGGCCGGGGTCTTCGGCTTCACCGAGTGCATCGAATTGCTCGGTGGCTACACCGTGGTGTGTATCGATGAGTTCGAGCTCGACGATCCCGGCAATACCACCTTGGTCTCGCGGCTGTTGTCGGAACTGGTGGCGCGTGGGGTGTCGATCGCCGCGACATCGAACACGTTGCCCGACCAACTTGGCGAAGGGCGTTTTGCGGTCCAGGATTTCTTGCGCGAGATCAGTGCACTGGCAAGCATTTTCACTCCGGTACGGGTCGACGGACCGGACTATCGGCATCGGGATCTTCCACCGGCACCCGAGCCTCCTTCAGCCCAGCAGGTCGCTCAGCGCGCAGCCGCTCGGCCCGGTGCCACGCTGGACGACTTCGATGGGCTCTGCGCGCATCTGGCCACCATGCACCCGTCGCGGTATCTCACGCTGATCGAGGGCGTCAGCGCGGTGTTTCTCACCGGGGCGCACCCCATCGAAGATCAGAATGTGGCGCTGCGGCTCGTGGCGCTCACCGACCGGCTGTACGACGCGGGTATCCCGGTGGTGGCATCCGGGACCAAGCTGGACGGCATTTTCACCGCGGAGATGTTGGCCGGGGGCTATCGCAAGAAATATCTGCGGGCCACCTCCCGGCTGTTGGCGCTGAGCCGGACCGACTAA